In Oryza sativa Japonica Group chromosome 3, ASM3414082v1, one DNA window encodes the following:
- the LOC4331879 gene encoding uncharacterized protein, producing the protein MGIDKSAAGSSSSPPRPVAAATAAVCCMCGDRGLLPELFRCAACAVRSQHTYCSERYPKAESYGTCNWCLRADQGSDGGGGGAAAASSSMARPPTGARAAAGGDPAASSRSTAAAKVVAARGHFAADLSKPIKKPPPAPAPLPPPSPAQRRILLRRSASDLGGRVRRADHDAPPPLSPGVARGRPRVRRYKLLEEVITTS; encoded by the exons ATGGGGATTGACAAGTCAGCCGCcggatcgtcgtcgtcgccgccgcggccggttgccgccgccacggcggccgTGTGCTGCATGTGCGGCGACCGTGGCCTCCTGCCGGAGCTGTTCCGCtgcgccgcctgcgccgtccgCTCCCAGCACAC ATACTGCTCGGAGCGATACCCCAAGGCAGAGTCGTACGGCACGTGCAACTGGTGCCTGAGGGCGGATCAaggaagcgacggcggcggcggcggcgccgccgccgcctcgagctcgATGGCGAGGCCGCCCACCGGCGCCAGagcagcggccggcggcgatccAGCTGCCAGCAGCagatcgacggcggcggcgaaggtcgtcgccgcccgcgggcACTTCGCTGCCGACCTGAGCAAGCCCATCAAgaagccaccgccggcgccggcgccgctgccgccgccgtcgccggcacaGCGGCGTATCCTGCTGCGGCGGTCGGCGTCGGACCTGGGCGgccgcgtccgccgcgccgaccacgacgcgccgccgccgctgtcgcccggCGTCGCGAGGGGCAGGCCGAGGGTTCGGAGGTACAAGCTCTTGGAAGAGGTGATCACTACTAGCTAG
- the LOC4331880 gene encoding transport inhibitor response 1-like protein, which yields MSEEDDDQPPPLPAQKRPRASPPPDQVLDNVLETVLQFLDSARDRCAASLVCRSWSRAESATRASVAVRNLLAASPARVARRFPAARRVLLKGRPRFADFNLLPPGWAGADFRPWAAAVAAAAFPALASLFLKRITVTDDDLDLVSRSLPASFRDLSLLLCDGFSSAGLASIASHCRGLRVLDVVDCEMNDDDDEVVDWVAAFPPGTTDLESLSFECYVRPVSFAALEALVARSPRLTRLGVNEHVSLGQLRRLMANTPRLTHLGTGAFRPGDGPEDVGLDIEQMASAFASAGRTNTLVSLSGFREFEPEYLPTIAAVSGNLTNLDFSYCPVTPDQFLPFIGQCHNLERLYVLDSVRDEGLQATARTCKKLQVLHVLPLNALEDADELVSEVGLTAIAEGCRGLRSTLYFCQSMTNAAVIAISQNCVDLKVFRLCIMGRHQPDHVTGEPMDEGFGAIVRNCSKLTRLSTSGHLTDRAFEYIGKYAKSLRTLSVAFAGDSNLALQHILQGCSKLEKLEIRDCPFGDAGLLSGMHHFYNMRFLWMSGCNLTLQGCKEVARRLPRLVVELINSQPENERTDSVDILYMYRSLEGPREDVPPFVKIL from the exons atgtccgaggaggacgacgaccagccgccgccgctgccggcgcagaagcggccgcgcgcgtcgccgccgccggaccagGTGCTCGACAACGTCCTCGAGACGGTGCTCCAGTTCCTCGACTCGGCGCGGGACCGGTGCGCGGCGTCGCTGGTGTGCCGCTCGTGGAGCCGGGCCGAGTCCGCCACCcgcgcctccgtcgccgtccgcaACCTCCTCGCCGCGTCCCCGGCGCGCGTCGCGCGACGCTTCCCGGCCGCGCGGCGCGTCCTCCTCAAGGGCCGCCCGCGCTTCGCCGACTTCAACCTCCTCCCGCCAGGCTGGGCCGGCGCCGACTTCCGCCCCTgggcagccgccgtcgccgccgccgcgttccccgCGCTCGCCTCCCTCTTCCTCAAGCGCATCACCGTCACCGACGACGACCTGGACCTCGTCTCCCGCTCCCTCCCCGCCTCCTTCCGCgacctctcgctcctcctctgCGACGGCTTCTCCTCCGCTGGCCTCGCATCCATCGCTTCCCATTGCAG GGGGCTGCGAGTGCTCGATGTGGTTGACTGCGAgatgaacgacgacgacgacgaggtggtgGACTGGGTGGCGGCGTTCCCGCCGGGGACGACCGACCTCGAATCGCTCTCCTTCGAGTGCTACGTCCGGCCGGTGTCCTTCGCCGCGCTCGAGGCGCTCGTGGCGCGCTCGCCGCGCCTCACCCGCCTGGGCGTCAACGAGCACGTGTCGCTGGGGCAGCTGCGCCGGCTCATGGCGAACACGCCTCGCCTGACGCACCTCGGCACCGGAGCGTTCCGGCCGGGGGACGGCCCCGAGGATGTGGGGCTCGACATCGAGCAGATGGCGTCCGCGTTCGCGTCCGCTGGCCGGACGAACACGCTGGTTTCGCTGTCTGGCTTCCGCGAGTTCGAGCCGGAGTACCTGCCCACCATTGCCGCCGTGTCCGGCAACCTAACGAACCTCGACTTCAGCTATTGCCCGGTCACTCCCGATCAATTCCTGCCCTTCATCGGGCAATGCCACAACCTTGAGAGACTATAT GTGCTTGATTCGGTGCGTGACGAGGGGCTCCAGGCCACGGCGAGGACTTGCAAGAAGCTCCAGGTTCTCCATGTGCTTCCATTGAACGCACTTGAGGATGCCGATGAGCTGGTGTCGGAGGTCGGGCTTACTGCCATTGCTGAGGGCTGCCGAGGGCTCCGTTCGACGCTTTACTTCTGCCAGAGTATGACCAACGCTGCGGTGATCGCCATTTCTCAAAATTGCGTGGACCTTAAGGTATTCCGGTTATGCATAATGGGACGTCACCAGCCTGACCATGTGACTGGGGAGCCCATGGATGAAGGGTTTGGTGCCATTGTTAGGAACTGCAGCAAGCTTACTAGGCTCTCCACATCTGGACACCTGACTGATCGAGCTTTCGAGTACATTGGCAAGTATGCCAAGTCGCTCCGGACGCTCTCTGTTGCGTTCGCTGGAGACAGCAATCTGGCGTTGCAACACATCCTCCAGGGGTGCtcgaagctggagaagctggagATAAGGGATTGCCCATTTGGGGATGCTGGCCTCCTCTCCGGAATGCACCATTTCTATAACATGCGGTTCCTCTGGATGTCAGGTTGCAACCTTACGCTGCAAGGTTGCAAGGAGGTCGCACGGAGGCTACCAAGATTGGTGGTGGAGCTGATAAATAGCCAGCCTGAGAACGAAAGGACCGACAGCGTGGACATCTTATACATGTATCGGTCGCTTGAAGGGCCAAGAGAGGATGTACCACCATTCGTGAAGATCCTATAA
- the LOC4331881 gene encoding GEM-like protein 1 — protein MHPPAAAGGDHATAAPAPATGAAAATASDYAHYPRLSPEDVAPPPPPSYHAAASSAPPYSGNPYVSSPAGGVAPASKNTMDTVKDVLGKMGKRFGEAARKTETLTGNFWQHLKTGPSITDAAMGRVSQITKVIAEGGYDKIFHQTFDVLPDEKLKKPYACYLSTSAGPVMGVLYLSNKKLAFCSDNPLAYKVGDKDEWSYYKVVIPHTQLRSVNPSTSRTNASEKYIQVVSVDNHEFWFMGFVYYDSAVKNLQEALQEAQNLRA, from the exons atgcacccgccggccgccgccggaggagaccacgccacggcggcgccggcccccGCGACCGGcgcagccgcagcaacagcgtCGGACTACGCGCACTACCCGAGGCTCTCGCCGGAGGACGTGGCCCCGCCCCCCCCTCCGTCCTACcacgctgccgcctcctccgcgccgccctaCTCGGGCAACCCCTACGTCTCCTcacccgccggcggcgtcgcgccCGCCTCCAAGA ATACAATGGATACGGTGAAGGATGTTCTCGGCAAGATGGGGAAGAGGTTTGGAGAGGCGGCTCGCAAGACGGAGACCCTCACCGGCAACTTCTGGCAACACT TGAAAACTGGACCAAGCATTACAGATGCAGCAATGGGCAGGGTTTCCCAGATCACCAAAGTCATAGCAGAAGGTGGATATGATAAAATCTTCCATCAAACATTTGATGTCCTCCCTGACGAGAAACTGAAGAAACCATATGCATGTTATCTGTCAACCTCTGCTGGTCCTGTCATGGGTGTGCTATACCTGTCCAATAAAAAGCTGGCATTCTGTAGCGATAATCCACTTGCTTACAAGGTTGGAGACAAAGATGAGTGGAGCTACTATAAG GTTGTCATTCCCCACACCCAACTGAGATCAGTGAATCCTTCAACGAGCAGAACAAATGCATCTGAGAAATACATCCAGGTGGTTTCCGTTGATAATCATGAGTTCTGGTTCATGGGCTTCGTGTACTATGACAGCGCCGTAAAGAATCTGCAGGAAGCACTTCAGGAGGCTCAGAATCTACGAGCTTAG